A DNA window from Actinokineospora baliensis contains the following coding sequences:
- a CDS encoding DUF998 domain-containing protein, giving the protein MVATPTHSPHDTLVHSYLFLRRAIGAIGIGLPVVLVVGNLVLGDGLRASISGYYYSDVRDVMVGAMCAVGVFLLSYRGYEPIDNVVSNLAALGAVGVAIFPTAPAHPMGGDGLVSTLHLISSVVFFLSLAYFSLVLFRRSDDPTPTPAKIARNRVYLVCGVIMLACLALLATSVFLFDGALADLKPALWLESIAILAFGVSWLTKGEAILSDHQH; this is encoded by the coding sequence ATGGTCGCGACACCCACCCACTCCCCGCACGACACCCTCGTCCACTCCTACCTGTTCCTGCGCCGCGCGATCGGCGCCATCGGGATCGGCCTGCCGGTCGTCCTGGTCGTGGGCAACCTCGTCCTCGGCGACGGGCTGCGCGCCTCGATCAGCGGCTACTACTACAGCGACGTGCGCGACGTGATGGTCGGCGCGATGTGCGCGGTCGGGGTGTTCCTGCTGTCCTACCGGGGTTACGAGCCGATCGACAACGTCGTGTCCAACCTCGCCGCGCTCGGCGCCGTCGGCGTGGCGATCTTCCCGACCGCGCCCGCGCACCCGATGGGCGGCGACGGGCTGGTGAGCACGTTGCACCTGATCAGCTCGGTGGTGTTCTTCCTGTCGCTGGCCTACTTCAGCCTGGTCCTGTTCCGCCGCAGCGACGACCCGACCCCCACCCCGGCCAAGATCGCCCGCAACCGGGTCTACCTGGTGTGCGGGGTGATCATGCTGGCGTGCCTGGCGCTGCTGGCGACGAGCGTGTTCCTGTTCGACGGCGCACTGGCGGACCTGAAGCCCGCGCTGTGGCTGGAATCGATAGCCATCCTCGCGTTCGGCGTGTCCTGGCTGACCAAGGGCGAGGCCATACTGAGCGACCACCAGCACTAG
- a CDS encoding methyltransferase, whose product MNQQSATFDERYRIGRKLVDELGPAQDTEPSTFELLGLEWDLVPGTYAPKPGTGTEYYTTAIPYPEGGSFLEIGCGAGVTAVWAALNGCAHVTATDVTVTAVASAELNVKRHGVADRVHVQRSDVFADLDPDAKFDTVFWNCSVIEAPEDFQFTQDFEWAIFDPGYAALGRYLAEVHGRLLPGGRALVTFNSLGDASRVAELADDKGVTLSLVDSSTRVLTGEKVTYKVFEITRH is encoded by the coding sequence ATGAACCAGCAGTCCGCGACCTTCGACGAGCGCTACCGGATCGGGCGCAAGCTCGTCGACGAACTCGGTCCCGCCCAAGACACCGAGCCCAGCACCTTCGAACTGCTCGGCCTGGAGTGGGACCTGGTGCCCGGCACCTACGCCCCCAAACCCGGGACCGGCACCGAGTACTACACGACCGCCATCCCGTACCCCGAGGGCGGCAGCTTCCTGGAGATCGGCTGCGGTGCGGGCGTCACCGCCGTCTGGGCCGCGCTCAACGGCTGCGCGCACGTCACCGCCACCGACGTCACCGTGACCGCGGTGGCCAGCGCCGAGCTCAACGTCAAGCGCCACGGAGTGGCCGACCGGGTCCACGTCCAGCGCAGCGACGTGTTCGCCGACCTGGACCCGGACGCCAAGTTCGACACGGTCTTCTGGAACTGCAGCGTGATCGAGGCGCCGGAGGACTTCCAGTTCACCCAGGACTTCGAATGGGCCATCTTCGACCCCGGCTACGCAGCGCTCGGCCGCTATCTCGCCGAGGTGCACGGCCGCCTGCTGCCCGGCGGCCGGGCCCTGGTGACCTTCAACAGCCTCGGCGACGCTTCGCGGGTCGCCGAACTCGCCGACGACAAGGGTGTCACGCTGTCGCTTGTGGACAGCTCGACCCGAGTGCTCACCGGCGAAAAGGTCACCTACAAGGTCTTCGAGATCACCCGGCACTGA
- a CDS encoding L,D-transpeptidase, whose product MGISTKGIVGRAVGVTAAAGLAFVLAAPQAQASPAPCSAAAKACVALGANSAWLMNAGTVTYGAVPITSGKPGYRTPVGSFTVTYKDIDHWSKAFNGPMPYSVFFTTSGVAFHEGSLSQLSHGCIHLSPEAARVFYTSLAPGDLVEVVR is encoded by the coding sequence ATGGGAATCTCGACTAAGGGAATCGTGGGCAGGGCAGTTGGCGTGACCGCCGCGGCCGGGCTGGCTTTTGTGCTGGCCGCCCCGCAAGCGCAAGCGAGCCCCGCCCCGTGCAGTGCTGCCGCCAAGGCCTGCGTCGCCTTGGGCGCCAACTCGGCCTGGCTGATGAACGCGGGCACCGTCACCTACGGCGCGGTCCCGATCACCAGCGGCAAGCCGGGCTATCGCACCCCGGTCGGCAGCTTCACGGTGACCTACAAGGACATCGACCACTGGAGCAAGGCGTTCAACGGCCCGATGCCGTACTCGGTGTTCTTCACGACCAGCGGTGTGGCCTTCCACGAGGGCAGCCTCTCGCAGCTCTCGCACGGCTGCATCCACCTGTCCCCGGAGGCGGCGCGGGTGTTCTACACCTCGCTCGCGCCCGGTGACCTGGTCGAGGTCGTCAGGTAG
- a CDS encoding ABC transporter ATP-binding protein, with product MTLTLDSVTLTYPDGDRRLTALDAVTLHVPPGTTTAVVGPSGSGKSSLLAVAATLITPDTGTVTIGGTSTAGLSRTALSTLRRRRLGIVFQQPNLLPALTAAEQLEVITRIDGRRGGTEHLADVGLADLAHRRPHQLSGGQRQRVNIARALVNQPDVLLVDEPTSALDHTNGAAIIELITTRTRTLGIATVLVTHDRSHLAEVDRVVELVDGRIVDA from the coding sequence TGGACGCCGTGACCCTGCACGTGCCACCCGGCACCACCACCGCCGTCGTCGGCCCCTCCGGATCCGGCAAGTCAAGCCTCCTGGCCGTCGCGGCGACCCTGATCACCCCCGACACGGGCACCGTCACCATCGGCGGCACCAGCACGGCGGGACTCAGCCGCACCGCCCTGTCCACACTCCGGCGACGCCGCCTGGGAATCGTCTTCCAGCAGCCGAACCTGCTGCCCGCCTTGACCGCCGCCGAACAACTAGAGGTCATCACCCGAATCGACGGCCGCCGCGGCGGCACAGAACACCTGGCCGACGTGGGCCTGGCCGACCTTGCCCACCGCCGCCCCCACCAACTCTCCGGCGGCCAACGGCAGCGGGTGAACATCGCCCGAGCCCTGGTCAACCAACCGGACGTGCTCCTGGTGGACGAACCAACCAGCGCCCTCGACCACACCAACGGCGCGGCGATCATCGAACTGATCACCACCCGAACCCGCACCCTCGGCATCGCGACAGTGCTGGTCACCCACGACCGCTCACACCTGGCGGAGGTGGACCGGGTGGTCGAGTTGGTGGACGGCCGCATCGTGGATGCGTGA
- the car gene encoding carboxylic acid reductase yields MRLTQTVAAVMGRFADRPAVGERVKEIARDPASGRTSVRLLPRYETATFAQVWARTRAVATELWANPVHRLLPGERVAFLGFAGYDYTTLDLACILRGAVSVPLQTSAPIGQSHAIVAETEPTVVAASLDRLDVAVELVLRSSSVRRVLVFDYLPEVDDQRERVEAARVRLLDSGRDIAVESLSDSAARGGELAEVPHFVADEGDDPLTMLIYTSGSTGTPKGAMYTEKLVAAMFGGGGWADLFSDIQAVTFHYMPMSHVAGHSSVKNTLARGGISYFMASGDLSTFMDDIALARPTELSLVPRVCEMLYQYHRSEVDRRVVGGGDRAQVEAQVTKDMRDEALGGRIAWASCGSAPLSEELRVFIEGLLGLELHILYGATEIAGVSVDGKMLRPPVIDYKIVDVPELGYYRTDTPHPRGELLIKTDSVIPGYYKQPEVSATLFDADGYYKTGDIVAEVEPDRLAILDRRNSVLKLSQGEFVATPSLEATFGTSPLVRQIFVYGNSARSYLLAVVVPTPDALERYGAESIAIKERLSESFQAVAKEAGLNSYEIPREFLIEPEPFTQANGLLSDHRKLLRPQLLEAYRERLEALYSDITARESEELLEIRRTGAQRPVLETVQRAARALLSGSDVSPDAHFRDLGGDSLSAVPFVTLLNDIYGITVPVDMLISQATDLRALAEYIAAKRQSAVDRPTFTSVHGKASDEVRAEDLTLDKFLDARLIAGAGSLPEVEGPPKIVLLTGASGYLGRFLTLEWLRRLAPENGKLVCVVRGKDAAAARERLLSAYATGDDGLVADVEALSAHLEVLAGDMAEPRLGLDQRTWDRLADEVDHIVHAGALVNHVLPYNHLFEANVVGTAELIQLGITGKLKRFAYVSSVAVSTSHPGRPLDEDTDVRAAIPTQPVHEGYAGGYATSKWAGEVLLREAREVCGLPVTVFRSNMILAHSRYAGQLNVPDVFTRLLFSVLATGIAPKSFYGNEGDGGAHYDGLPVDFTAASIAELGPADGFRTYSLVNPHDDGISLDTIVDWLAAEGHRVELVGDYADWARRFESALRGLPEARRQYSALPLVHRFAEPEPVVRGSAIPSERFQSAVRDIPRLSREYIAKYAADLQGLLSA; encoded by the coding sequence ATGCGCTTAACGCAGACGGTGGCGGCAGTGATGGGGCGGTTCGCGGATCGGCCCGCGGTGGGGGAGCGGGTCAAGGAGATCGCGCGGGATCCGGCTTCTGGTCGGACTTCGGTGCGGTTGCTGCCCCGGTACGAGACCGCGACCTTCGCCCAGGTGTGGGCGCGGACGCGGGCGGTGGCCACTGAGCTGTGGGCCAATCCGGTCCACCGGTTGCTACCGGGCGAGCGGGTGGCTTTCCTCGGGTTCGCCGGGTACGACTACACGACCTTGGACCTGGCGTGCATCCTGCGGGGCGCGGTGTCGGTTCCGTTGCAGACCAGTGCGCCGATTGGGCAGTCGCACGCGATCGTGGCCGAGACCGAGCCGACGGTGGTCGCGGCGAGTCTGGATCGGCTCGACGTCGCGGTGGAGCTTGTGCTGCGGAGCTCTTCTGTGCGGCGGGTGTTGGTGTTCGACTACCTCCCGGAGGTCGACGACCAGCGGGAGCGGGTCGAGGCGGCGCGGGTGCGGTTGCTCGACTCGGGTAGGGACATCGCTGTTGAGTCCTTATCGGACAGTGCGGCGCGCGGCGGTGAGTTGGCCGAGGTGCCGCACTTCGTGGCCGACGAGGGCGACGACCCGCTGACCATGCTGATCTACACCTCGGGCAGCACCGGCACCCCCAAGGGCGCCATGTACACCGAGAAGCTGGTGGCGGCCATGTTCGGCGGGGGTGGCTGGGCCGACCTGTTCTCCGACATCCAGGCGGTCACCTTCCACTACATGCCGATGAGCCACGTCGCCGGGCACTCCTCGGTGAAGAACACGTTGGCGCGTGGCGGGATCAGCTACTTCATGGCCAGCGGTGACCTGTCCACCTTCATGGACGACATCGCGCTCGCCAGGCCAACGGAGCTGTCGCTGGTGCCCCGGGTGTGCGAGATGCTCTACCAGTACCACCGCAGCGAGGTCGACCGGCGCGTGGTCGGCGGCGGTGACCGCGCCCAGGTCGAGGCGCAGGTCACCAAGGACATGCGCGACGAGGCTCTCGGCGGCCGGATCGCTTGGGCCAGTTGCGGTTCCGCGCCGCTGTCGGAGGAGTTGCGGGTCTTCATCGAGGGGCTGCTCGGTCTGGAGCTGCACATCCTCTACGGCGCCACCGAGATCGCGGGCGTCTCGGTCGACGGGAAGATGCTGCGCCCGCCGGTCATCGACTACAAGATCGTCGACGTCCCCGAGTTGGGCTACTACCGCACCGACACCCCGCACCCGCGCGGCGAGCTGCTGATCAAGACCGACTCCGTGATCCCTGGCTACTACAAGCAACCCGAGGTGTCGGCGACGCTGTTCGACGCGGACGGCTACTACAAGACCGGTGACATCGTCGCCGAGGTCGAGCCGGACCGGCTGGCGATCCTGGACCGGCGCAACAGCGTGCTGAAGCTCTCGCAGGGCGAGTTCGTGGCGACTCCGAGCCTGGAGGCCACCTTCGGCACCAGCCCGCTGGTCCGCCAGATCTTCGTCTACGGCAACAGCGCCCGCTCGTACCTGCTGGCCGTCGTGGTCCCCACGCCGGACGCCCTGGAGCGCTACGGCGCCGAGTCGATCGCGATCAAGGAGCGGCTCAGCGAGTCGTTCCAGGCTGTGGCCAAGGAAGCAGGCCTGAACTCCTACGAGATCCCGCGCGAGTTCCTCATCGAGCCCGAGCCGTTCACCCAAGCCAACGGGCTGCTCTCCGACCACCGCAAGCTCTTGCGGCCGCAGCTGCTGGAGGCATACCGGGAGCGCCTGGAAGCCCTGTACTCCGACATCACCGCGCGCGAGTCCGAGGAGCTGCTGGAGATCCGCCGCACCGGTGCCCAGCGGCCGGTGCTGGAGACGGTCCAACGGGCCGCGCGGGCACTGCTGTCCGGTTCCGACGTCAGCCCCGACGCGCACTTCCGAGACCTCGGCGGCGATTCGCTCTCGGCAGTGCCCTTTGTCACGCTCCTCAACGACATCTACGGCATCACAGTCCCCGTGGACATGCTCATCAGCCAGGCGACCGACCTCCGCGCCCTCGCCGAGTACATCGCGGCCAAGCGTCAGTCCGCTGTGGACCGGCCTACCTTCACCTCGGTGCACGGCAAGGCGAGTGACGAGGTGCGCGCAGAAGACCTGACCTTGGACAAGTTCCTCGACGCCCGCCTCATCGCCGGAGCGGGGTCGCTGCCCGAGGTCGAGGGCCCGCCGAAGATCGTGTTGCTGACCGGCGCGAGCGGCTACCTCGGGCGCTTCCTGACCCTGGAGTGGTTGCGGCGCTTGGCACCCGAGAACGGCAAGCTGGTGTGCGTCGTGCGCGGCAAGGACGCGGCGGCCGCGCGGGAGCGGCTGCTGTCGGCATACGCGACCGGCGACGACGGCCTGGTCGCGGACGTCGAAGCCCTGTCCGCCCACCTGGAGGTCCTCGCCGGGGACATGGCCGAACCTCGCCTCGGCTTGGACCAGCGGACCTGGGACCGGCTCGCTGACGAGGTCGACCACATCGTGCACGCGGGTGCCCTGGTCAACCACGTGCTGCCCTACAACCACCTGTTCGAGGCCAACGTCGTCGGGACGGCCGAGTTGATCCAGTTGGGGATCACCGGCAAGCTCAAGCGGTTCGCCTACGTCTCCAGCGTCGCCGTCTCGACCTCGCACCCCGGGCGGCCGCTCGACGAGGACACCGACGTGCGCGCCGCGATCCCGACCCAGCCGGTGCACGAGGGCTACGCGGGCGGCTACGCGACCAGCAAGTGGGCCGGGGAGGTGCTGCTGCGCGAAGCGCGCGAGGTGTGCGGGTTGCCGGTCACGGTGTTCCGGTCCAACATGATCCTCGCGCACAGCCGGTACGCCGGTCAGCTCAACGTGCCGGACGTGTTCACCCGCCTGCTGTTCAGCGTCCTCGCCACCGGGATCGCCCCGAAGTCGTTCTACGGCAACGAAGGCGATGGTGGGGCCCATTACGACGGACTGCCGGTCGATTTCACCGCGGCCTCGATCGCGGAGCTCGGCCCGGCCGACGGGTTCCGGACCTACAGCCTGGTGAACCCGCACGACGACGGGATATCCCTGGACACCATCGTCGACTGGCTGGCCGCCGAAGGGCACCGGGTCGAGCTCGTCGGCGACTACGCCGATTGGGCGCGCCGCTTCGAGTCCGCCCTGCGCGGCCTGCCCGAAGCCCGCCGCCAGTACTCCGCTTTGCCGCTGGTACACCGGTTCGCCGAACCGGAGCCGGTCGTGCGCGGCTCGGCGATCCCCTCCGAGCGGTTCCAGTCCGCCGTCCGCGACATCCCCCGGCTCTCGCGGGAGTACATCGCCAAGTACGCCGCTGATCTGCAGGGCCTGCTGTCCGCCTAA
- the metK gene encoding methionine adenosyltransferase, translated as MFTSESVTEGHPDKICDAISDAVLDALLTGDSRSRVAVETLVTTGQVHVAGEVTTRAYVDIPSIVRDVILRIGYDSSAKGFDGNSCGVNVAIGAQSPDIAQGVDTAHETRVEQASDEIDRQGAGDQGLMFGYATTDTPELMPLPIALAHRLSKRLTKVRRDGSVPYLRPDGKTQVTIQYEGDRPVRLDTVVVSSQHAEGVDLENLLGVDVRDGVVAPELAGLDIDTSDVRLLVNPTGRFVIGGPMGDAGLTGRKIIVDTYGGMARHGGGAFSGKDPSKVDRSAAYAMRWVAKNAVAAGLADRIEVQVAYAIGKAAPVGLFVETFGTERVDPARIQSAIREVFDLRPAAIIRDLDLLRPIYAQTAAYGHFGRPELDLPWERTDRADDLKQVATS; from the coding sequence TTGTTCACCTCCGAGTCGGTCACCGAAGGCCACCCGGACAAGATCTGCGACGCGATCAGCGACGCCGTCCTCGACGCACTGCTGACCGGGGACTCGCGCTCGCGGGTCGCCGTCGAGACCCTCGTGACCACCGGTCAAGTCCACGTCGCGGGGGAGGTGACCACCCGGGCCTATGTGGACATCCCGAGCATTGTGCGGGACGTGATCCTGCGGATCGGGTACGACTCGTCGGCCAAGGGGTTCGACGGGAACTCCTGTGGTGTGAACGTGGCGATCGGGGCGCAGTCGCCCGACATCGCGCAGGGTGTGGACACCGCGCACGAGACGCGGGTGGAGCAGGCTTCGGACGAGATCGACCGCCAGGGTGCTGGCGACCAGGGGTTGATGTTCGGGTACGCGACGACCGACACCCCGGAGTTGATGCCGTTGCCGATCGCGTTGGCGCACCGGCTGTCCAAGCGGCTGACCAAGGTCCGCCGCGATGGCTCCGTCCCCTACCTGCGGCCCGACGGCAAGACCCAGGTCACGATCCAGTACGAAGGCGACCGGCCCGTCCGGCTCGACACCGTCGTCGTGTCCTCGCAGCACGCCGAAGGGGTCGACCTGGAGAACCTCCTCGGGGTCGACGTCCGTGACGGGGTTGTGGCTCCCGAACTCGCGGGCCTGGACATCGACACCTCCGACGTGCGGTTGCTGGTCAACCCGACGGGTCGATTCGTGATCGGTGGACCGATGGGTGACGCGGGCCTGACCGGCCGGAAGATCATCGTGGACACCTACGGCGGGATGGCCCGCCACGGTGGTGGCGCGTTCTCGGGCAAAGACCCCTCCAAAGTAGACCGTTCGGCGGCGTACGCGATGCGCTGGGTGGCCAAGAACGCCGTCGCCGCGGGCCTCGCCGACCGCATCGAGGTCCAAGTCGCCTACGCCATCGGCAAGGCGGCTCCCGTAGGCCTGTTCGTCGAGACCTTCGGCACCGAACGGGTTGACCCGGCTCGCATCCAGTCGGCGATCAGGGAAGTCTTCGACCTCCGTCCGGCCGCGATCATCCGCGACCTGGACCTGCTGCGCCCGATCTACGCCCAGACGGCCGCCTACGGGCACTTCGGTCGCCCGGAGCTGGACCTGCCGTGGGAGCGCACCGACCGCGCCGACGACCTCAAGCAGGTCGCCACGAGTTGA
- a CDS encoding substrate-binding domain-containing protein, which translates to MRRSLCAAVVAVLLGAVPATAQPVAVSGAGSTSAFNLVDQWRADSRLRVNYAGTGNTDGLTQFEARHVDFAVTETTYPQAGIPTTRPLTYIPVAAQAITVAYNVTVGGRKLTGLRLTPATATKIFTGAVTRWDDPVIAADNPGLALPAVPVVAVVRSDSSATTRHFTAWMNTVETQLWQAFCPGCGQQSVYPTAPGLVAMTGSIGVTNYLRQANGSITYVERSYASNAALPQASLRNQRGEFVAPEAGSVQLGLSVARQSPDGSVDYGPVFRDPTAGSYPLGLYSYLIAPTTVEGQFGQDRGAALAEFARYALCEGQAAGLRMGMAPLPTNQVRAGVALLNRIPGAAVTTCAPPGPPTQTITTEVEAGELLMSVEAGGVTLPSPVMAADGSVLTTTGRLRTITITDTRAGNPGWSLSGQLTDFTGTSGTIDRANAAWTPIVLDRAPGQQITEGAVADLSTSRTLAVATKGAGTAHLTARIDLWAPTSTRAGDYSALLTLTAI; encoded by the coding sequence GTGCGTCGATCACTGTGTGCCGCTGTAGTCGCCGTCCTGCTGGGAGCGGTCCCGGCAACCGCCCAGCCGGTCGCGGTGTCGGGCGCGGGGTCGACCAGCGCCTTCAACCTCGTCGACCAGTGGCGTGCGGACAGCAGGCTGCGGGTCAACTACGCCGGGACCGGCAACACCGACGGGCTCACCCAGTTCGAGGCCCGCCACGTCGACTTCGCCGTCACGGAGACCACCTACCCGCAGGCGGGTATCCCGACCACCCGGCCGCTGACCTACATCCCGGTCGCCGCCCAGGCGATCACCGTCGCCTACAACGTGACGGTTGGCGGCCGCAAGCTCACCGGGCTCCGGCTGACCCCGGCCACGGCGACCAAGATCTTCACCGGTGCCGTGACCCGCTGGGACGACCCCGTCATCGCGGCGGACAACCCGGGCTTGGCGCTGCCCGCGGTCCCCGTCGTCGCGGTGGTGCGGTCCGACTCCTCGGCGACCACCCGGCACTTCACCGCGTGGATGAACACGGTGGAAACCCAGCTGTGGCAAGCGTTCTGCCCCGGGTGCGGGCAGCAGTCGGTCTACCCGACCGCACCTGGACTGGTCGCGATGACCGGCTCGATCGGCGTGACGAACTACCTCCGCCAGGCCAACGGCTCCATCACCTACGTCGAACGCTCCTACGCCAGCAACGCCGCATTGCCGCAGGCGAGCCTGCGCAACCAGCGCGGCGAGTTCGTCGCTCCCGAAGCCGGGTCTGTCCAGTTGGGACTGTCAGTCGCCCGTCAATCCCCGGACGGCAGCGTGGACTACGGGCCGGTGTTCCGCGACCCGACGGCGGGCAGCTACCCCCTGGGCTTGTACTCCTACCTCATCGCTCCGACCACAGTGGAGGGTCAGTTCGGCCAGGATCGCGGCGCGGCACTGGCGGAGTTCGCCAGGTACGCGCTGTGCGAGGGCCAGGCCGCCGGGCTGCGGATGGGGATGGCCCCGTTGCCCACCAACCAGGTCCGGGCAGGCGTCGCCCTGCTCAACCGCATCCCCGGCGCCGCGGTGACCACCTGCGCCCCACCCGGCCCGCCGACGCAGACCATCACCACCGAGGTCGAGGCGGGCGAGCTGCTGATGTCGGTCGAAGCGGGCGGCGTCACCCTGCCCTCCCCGGTCATGGCCGCCGACGGCTCCGTGCTGACCACCACCGGCAGGCTGCGCACGATCACCATCACCGACACCCGCGCGGGCAACCCCGGCTGGTCGCTGTCGGGCCAACTCACCGACTTCACCGGCACCTCCGGCACCATCGACCGCGCCAACGCCGCCTGGACCCCCATCGTCCTCGACCGCGCCCCAGGCCAACAGATCACCGAAGGCGCCGTGGCCGACCTCTCCACCTCCCGCACCCTCGCGGTCGCCACCAAGGGTGCGGGCACCGCGCATCTCACCGCCCGCATCGACCTTTGGGCCCCCACTTCGACTCGGGCGGGCGACTACTCGGCCTTGCTGACTCTCACGGCGATCTGA